A single Kitasatospora kifunensis DNA region contains:
- the ccrA gene encoding crotonyl-CoA carboxylase/reductase, whose protein sequence is MSDLLQAAVAGAAPEELLSIELPSSYRAAHLRKEDVGIFDGETDKDVRRSLHVGEVAMPELAPNECVVAVMSAAINFNTVWSAIFEPVPTFAFLEKFGQQGWHGSRHDLPYQQVGSDGSGVVVRVGSAVKSWKVGDKVVISPSYVDEEDHASYDDGMMNETQLAWGFETNFGSLGEFCVVKANQLIRKPAHLSWEEAGSNTLCAATAYRMLVGKHGAQMKQGDVVLVWGATGGLGSYATQIVRNGGGIPVAVVGSQEKAELVRAQGCEYVINRCELDLDESGFRHPKAGRVLGKAIRSLVGEDPKIVFEYLGAETFGTSVYVAKRGGKIVTCGSSTGYRHEYDNRYLWMRLKQIIGSHAFNYHEAVETNRLISRGMIHPTLSKVYSLDAVAEATRAVQTNQHIGKVAVLCAAPSENLGIDDPELRARIGEDKINLYRR, encoded by the coding sequence ATGTCAGACCTGCTCCAGGCGGCCGTCGCCGGCGCCGCACCCGAGGAACTGCTCTCCATCGAACTGCCTTCGAGCTACCGGGCTGCCCACCTGCGCAAGGAGGACGTAGGGATTTTCGATGGCGAGACCGACAAGGACGTGCGCAGATCCCTGCACGTCGGCGAAGTGGCCATGCCCGAACTGGCCCCCAACGAATGCGTGGTGGCCGTCATGTCCGCCGCGATCAACTTCAACACGGTCTGGTCCGCGATCTTCGAGCCGGTACCCACATTCGCCTTCCTGGAGAAGTTCGGCCAGCAGGGCTGGCACGGCAGTCGGCACGACCTCCCGTACCAGCAGGTGGGCTCGGACGGGTCGGGTGTCGTCGTGCGCGTCGGCTCCGCCGTGAAGAGCTGGAAGGTCGGCGACAAGGTCGTCATCTCCCCCTCCTACGTGGACGAGGAGGACCACGCCTCCTACGACGACGGCATGATGAACGAGACCCAGCTCGCCTGGGGCTTCGAGACGAACTTCGGCTCGCTCGGGGAGTTCTGTGTGGTCAAGGCCAACCAGCTGATCAGAAAGCCGGCCCACCTCTCTTGGGAGGAAGCGGGCTCCAACACCCTGTGCGCCGCCACCGCCTACCGCATGCTGGTCGGCAAGCACGGCGCCCAGATGAAGCAGGGCGACGTCGTCCTCGTCTGGGGCGCCACCGGCGGCCTTGGCTCGTATGCCACCCAGATAGTCAGAAACGGCGGCGGCATTCCCGTCGCGGTGGTCGGGTCCCAGGAGAAGGCCGAGCTGGTCCGGGCCCAGGGCTGTGAATACGTCATCAATCGTTGCGAACTCGACCTGGACGAAAGCGGTTTCCGTCACCCGAAGGCCGGGCGCGTCCTCGGCAAGGCCATCCGTTCCCTGGTCGGGGAGGACCCGAAGATCGTCTTCGAGTACCTGGGTGCCGAGACCTTTGGCACCTCGGTGTACGTGGCCAAGCGCGGCGGCAAGATCGTCACCTGTGGATCGTCGACGGGCTACCGGCACGAGTACGACAACCGGTACCTGTGGATGCGACTCAAGCAGATCATCGGCTCGCACGCCTTCAACTACCACGAGGCGGTCGAGACCAACCGTCTGATCAGTCGCGGCATGATCCATCCGACCCTGTCGAAGGTGTACTCCCTGGACGCCGTGGCTGAGGCGACCCGGGCCGTGCAGACCAACCAGCACATCGGCAAGGT
- the kynU gene encoding kynureninase, with product MLAARAASLDAADPLAPLRSRYLLPEDCVYLDGNSLGALPAAVPAALQDVVQRQWGTDLIRSWNTNDWWQAPLRVGDALGRLIGAAPGRTVAGDSTSVQLHNALTAAARLRPDRRLLVTDPAHFPTDLYAADSVARLHGLEVRLVPARALPAFLDEHGERVAVCSYGPVDYRTGELHDMAGLTQAVQAVGALALWDLCHAAGALPVALDDLGVDLAVGCGYKYLSGGPGAPAFLYVAERHQSSYDPALTGWNGHARPFDMRGSYTPADGMGRARIGTPAVLSLLTLEAALTAFDGVDMHAVRTKNQSLTGFFIDCVDALLDEREFECVTPRDPERRGAQVALRHDDAHSLIEALAERGVIGDMRAPNLLRFGFNSLYVSHRDALTAVRTLRDVVAQGAHRRERMRHTAAAT from the coding sequence ATTCTCGCGGCACGCGCGGCCTCGCTCGACGCGGCCGACCCGCTGGCCCCGCTGCGGAGCCGGTACCTGCTCCCCGAGGACTGCGTCTACCTCGACGGCAACTCACTCGGTGCCCTGCCCGCCGCCGTACCGGCCGCCCTGCAAGACGTCGTACAGCGGCAGTGGGGCACCGACCTCATCCGATCGTGGAACACGAACGACTGGTGGCAAGCACCGCTGCGCGTGGGCGACGCGCTCGGCCGGCTCATCGGTGCGGCGCCCGGCAGGACGGTGGCCGGCGACTCCACCAGCGTGCAGCTCCACAACGCGCTGACCGCAGCCGCCCGGCTGCGGCCGGACCGAAGGCTACTGGTCACCGACCCGGCGCACTTCCCCACCGACCTGTACGCCGCCGACTCGGTGGCCCGCCTTCACGGTCTCGAAGTACGCCTGGTCCCCGCCAGGGCGCTGCCCGCCTTCCTCGACGAGCACGGCGAGCGCGTCGCCGTGTGCTCGTACGGCCCCGTCGACTACCGCACGGGTGAACTCCACGACATGGCCGGCCTCACCCAGGCCGTGCAGGCGGTCGGCGCGCTCGCTCTGTGGGACCTGTGCCATGCGGCCGGGGCGCTGCCGGTGGCCTTGGATGACCTCGGCGTCGACCTCGCCGTGGGATGCGGTTACAAGTACCTGTCGGGCGGCCCCGGCGCCCCGGCCTTCCTCTACGTCGCCGAACGCCACCAGTCCTCGTACGACCCGGCGCTGACCGGCTGGAACGGCCACGCCAGGCCCTTCGACATGAGGGGGTCCTACACACCGGCCGACGGGATGGGCCGGGCCCGCATCGGCACCCCCGCGGTCCTGTCCCTGTTGACGCTGGAAGCGGCGCTCACCGCCTTCGACGGCGTCGATATGCACGCGGTACGGACCAAGAACCAGTCACTGACCGGATTCTTCATCGACTGCGTCGACGCTCTGCTGGACGAGCGGGAGTTCGAGTGTGTCACCCCGCGTGACCCCGAGCGCCGTGGCGCCCAGGTGGCTCTGCGGCACGACGACGCCCACTCGCTGATCGAGGCACTGGCCGAGCGCGGTGTCATCGGTGACATGCGGGCGCCAAATCTGCTGCGCTTCGGCTTCAACTCCCTCTACGTCTCGCACCGTGACGCGCTCACCGCCGTCCGGACGCTGCGCGACGTCGTGGCACAGGGCGCGCACCGCCGGGAGCGCATGCGCCACACCGCCGCGGCCACCTGA